A single genomic interval of Natator depressus isolate rNatDep1 chromosome 14, rNatDep2.hap1, whole genome shotgun sequence harbors:
- the ANKRD40 gene encoding ankyrin repeat domain-containing protein 40 isoform X2, translated as MTTFIEEKELQERLREAAALGDIGEVQRLVEFGVNVNSQNEINGWTCLHWACKRNHAQVVSYLIESGADKEILTSKGEMPVQLTSKREIRKTLGVEDELADLKQDSDLPIVPNYLANPPFPYVYNTMSNSIPDPSTGSLNGNFPISLELQAVDYPTSLPRVKACASATSQHANAASAVADNEDMSTSPGACTMPECPKPVVQKGPFHQASVPESRSFPSPAASKQPVSQQQNGSCMGPMPTFQPFFFPGAFPFNMQELVLKVRIQNLTLRENDFIEIELDRQELTYKELLRVSCSELGINPEHVEKIRKLPNTVLRKLPKS; from the exons ATGACAACTTTTATAGAGGAGAAAGAActccaggagagactgagagaagcAGCTGCTTTGGGAGACATTGGGGAGGTCCAAAGACTGGTGGAATTCGGAGTGAATGTCAACTCTCAAAATGAAATCAACGGCTG GACTTGTTTGCACTGGGCATGCAAACGGAACCATGCTCAAGTGGTGTCTTATCTGATAGAGTCTGGTGCTGATAAGGAGATTCTCACAAGTAAAGGAGAAATGCCAGTCCAGTTAACCTCAAAGAGAGAGATTAGGAAAACATTGGGAG TGGAAGACGAACTTGCAGATTTGAAGCAAGACTCAGACTTGCCAATTGTCCCGAATTATTTGGCTAATCCACCTTTCCCTTATGTTTATAACACAATGAGTAACAGCATTCCAGACCCTTCCACTGGCTCGCTGAATGGAAACTTCCCCATATCCTTAGAATTGCAAGCTGTAGATTATCCTACTTCATTACCTCGAGTCAAAGCATGCGCTTCTGCAACATCACAACATGCAAATGCTGCTTCTGCAGTGGCTGATAATGAAGATATGTCGACATCCCCTGGAGCCTGTACCATGCCAGAATGCCCAAAGCCTGTAGTCCAGAAGGGTCCCTTTCACCAGGCATCTGTGCCTGAGAGCAGAAGTTTCCCTTCTCCAGCTGCATCTAAACAGCCTGTATCTCAGCAACAGAATGGCTCATGTATGGGGCCTATGCCAACATTTCAACCATTTTTCTTCCCTGGAGCTTTTCCATTTAATATGCAAG AACTGGTGCTTAAGGTGAGAATTCAGAACCTTACTCTTAGAGAGAATGACTTCATTGAAATTGAACTGGACAGACAAGAACTAACATATAAGGAACTGCTCAGAGTGAGTTGCAGTGAACTGGGTATTAATCCAGAACACGTAGAGAAGATTCGAAAATTACCAAATACAGTATTAAGAAAG